In one window of Ruminococcus hominis DNA:
- a CDS encoding helix-turn-helix domain-containing protein, with protein MATAIMKQKEVPEMDDVEEIISKISEESPYKRRPTQKRTWMTVPEMGKLLGLKKTDRYWLVHKNVFESKEIAGKIRINIASFEKWYANQIKYHKVTGEEPGKELKSWSYSVKEVADLLGVDEYLVYELLKKNQMEAVIVDYWKRIPKESFQNWYKSQSRYRTKEDREKDALLENATITMPEMAQLLGTTRSSVYTILDNPKYSHFFEFIVIAEKKRITKESFQKFLEGQDRYKLDPSNDYEELAQEQNIALANFRRKKLSQTGIRGSNGNIKYLTFDEASYLAKVSRSMINKWADKGKFTVIKVGSRVRIRRDEFEDWMEQRDLERSMQ; from the coding sequence ATGGCAACAGCAATTATGAAACAAAAAGAAGTTCCGGAAATGGACGATGTTGAAGAAATCATTTCGAAAATATCAGAAGAAAGTCCTTACAAACGGCGTCCAACACAAAAGAGGACCTGGATGACCGTGCCGGAAATGGGAAAGCTACTGGGATTAAAAAAGACAGATCGATATTGGCTGGTGCATAAAAACGTTTTTGAATCAAAAGAGATTGCCGGAAAGATACGAATCAATATTGCCAGCTTTGAAAAATGGTATGCCAATCAGATTAAATACCATAAAGTTACCGGAGAAGAACCGGGGAAAGAATTGAAATCCTGGTCCTATTCTGTTAAGGAAGTCGCGGATCTGTTGGGTGTTGATGAATATCTTGTTTATGAATTACTCAAGAAAAATCAAATGGAAGCTGTTATTGTCGATTACTGGAAACGAATACCAAAAGAATCTTTTCAGAATTGGTATAAAAGCCAGTCCCGGTATCGAACAAAGGAAGACAGAGAAAAAGACGCTCTTTTGGAAAATGCAACTATTACGATGCCTGAGATGGCACAGCTGCTTGGAACAACCAGAAGTTCAGTATATACAATTCTTGATAATCCGAAGTATAGTCATTTTTTTGAATTCATTGTGATTGCAGAAAAGAAAAGGATCACAAAAGAGAGTTTTCAAAAATTCCTGGAAGGTCAGGACCGTTATAAGCTGGATCCATCGAATGATTATGAAGAACTTGCACAGGAACAGAATATTGCCCTGGCTAATTTCCGGCGGAAGAAATTATCACAAACCGGAATACGAGGAAGCAATGGAAATATAAAGTATCTTACTTTTGATGAAGCCTCCTATCTGGCAAAGGTCAGCAGAAGCATGATCAACAAGTGGGCGGATAAAGGAAAGTTCACAGTAATAAAAGTTGGCAGTCGAGTTAGGATCCGTC
- a CDS encoding helix-turn-helix domain-containing protein has product MSEKRCYTVQELQEILGVSRPTIYNLLKKKEFRWIQLDGGKYRISKKSFDDWLDNLEQ; this is encoded by the coding sequence ATGTCAGAAAAAAGATGTTATACAGTTCAAGAGTTACAGGAAATCTTAGGAGTCAGCAGACCTACTATTTATAACCTTTTAAAGAAAAAGGAATTCCGGTGGATCCAGTTGGATGGCGGAAAGTATCGCATCTCTAAGAAGAGTTTCGATGACTGGCTCGATAACTTGGAACAGTAA
- a CDS encoding flavodoxin family protein: MKIVIINGSARKGNTLAAINAFIKGASEKNKIEIIEPDKLNIAPCKGCAVCQCSKGCVDKDDTNSTIDKIAAADMILFATPVYWWGMSAQLKLIIDKCYCRGLQLKNKKVGTIVVGGSPVDSIQYELIDKQFDCMAKYLSWDMLFKKSYYATARDELEKNKDSMNELEWIGKNL, encoded by the coding sequence ATGAAAATTGTAATCATTAATGGAAGTGCCAGAAAAGGAAATACGCTGGCAGCAATCAATGCATTTATAAAAGGAGCGTCAGAAAAGAATAAAATTGAAATCATTGAACCCGACAAACTCAACATTGCACCATGCAAGGGATGTGCTGTCTGTCAATGCTCTAAGGGATGCGTCGATAAGGATGATACAAATTCTACAATTGATAAAATTGCTGCCGCAGATATGATTCTTTTTGCTACACCAGTTTATTGGTGGGGAATGTCAGCACAATTGAAACTTATCATTGATAAGTGCTACTGCCGTGGATTGCAGTTAAAAAATAAAAAAGTTGGCACGATTGTTGTAGGCGGTTCTCCCGTAGACAGTATCCAGTATGAGCTGATTGATAAGCAGTTTGACTGTATGGCAAAATATCTTTCATGGGATATGCTTTTCAAAAAATCATATTACGCAACAGCCAGAGATGAACTTGAAAAAAATAAGGATTCCATGAACGAACTTGAGTGGATCGGAAAAAATTTATAA
- a CDS encoding SdpI family protein, with the protein MGFWIFMLVMDLLLPFTMIGFGRYFMKKTPKEINSIFGYRTSMSMKNKDTWEFAHKYCGKVWYVCGMVMLPITVIFMLLVIGKNEDCVGSIGGIICGVQLIPLIGSILPTEIALKKNFDKNGTRR; encoded by the coding sequence ATGGGGTTTTGGATTTTTATGTTGGTTATGGATTTGCTTCTTCCATTTACGATGATTGGTTTTGGAAGATATTTTATGAAAAAGACTCCCAAGGAAATAAATTCAATATTTGGATATCGGACTTCGATGTCTATGAAGAACAAAGACACATGGGAATTTGCTCATAAATATTGTGGTAAAGTTTGGTATGTCTGTGGAATGGTTATGTTGCCGATAACAGTAATATTCATGCTTTTAGTAATTGGAAAAAATGAAGATTGTGTTGGGAGTATAGGAGGAATTATCTGTGGTGTTCAACTTATTCCTTTAATTGGATCTATTCTCCCAACAGAAATAGCATTAAAAAAGAATTTTGATAAGAATGGAACAAGACGATAA
- a CDS encoding GNAT family N-acetyltransferase produces the protein MIRKLLNGDINRVADIWLKTNLKAHYFISNQYWKSNYELVKEMMSQSEVYVFEADKMIQGFVGLNDKYIEGIFVSDEMQSCGIGKLLLDYVKDKKVSLRLNVYQKNARAISFYQREGFIIQCEGLDEATGEKEYTMLWKRK, from the coding sequence ATGATTAGAAAGTTGCTGAACGGAGATATCAATAGAGTTGCTGATATATGGTTAAAGACAAATCTGAAAGCACATTATTTTATTTCCAATCAATACTGGAAAAGTAATTATGAATTAGTAAAAGAAATGATGTCACAATCCGAAGTTTATGTGTTTGAAGCAGATAAAATGATACAAGGATTTGTAGGACTAAATGATAAATATATAGAAGGTATTTTTGTCTCCGATGAAATGCAGTCATGTGGCATAGGTAAGCTTTTATTAGATTATGTTAAGGATAAAAAAGTTAGCTTACGATTAAATGTATACCAGAAGAATGCCAGAGCAATTTCTTTTTACCAAAGAGAAGGGTTCATTATTCAATGTGAAGGCTTGGATGAAGCTACTGGTGAAAAAGAGTACACTATGCTATGGAAACGAAAATAG
- a CDS encoding plasmid mobilization protein, producing MRTENKDKELNHRHFIGLRLTDVELDLLDQGAACLSISRSEYLRKLLLEKQIHHQIEVVADMKDLRKLVSEYGKIGSNLNQIAKHFNSGGSQSRAIENEIHQCITDLFLLRKEVLKLAGGMNGNRKTH from the coding sequence ATGAGAACAGAAAACAAAGATAAAGAACTGAATCACAGACATTTTATAGGATTACGTCTTACAGATGTCGAACTGGATTTATTAGACCAAGGCGCTGCTTGTTTATCTATTAGCCGATCAGAATATCTGAGGAAACTTCTATTGGAAAAGCAAATCCATCATCAGATTGAAGTTGTTGCAGACATGAAAGATCTCAGAAAACTGGTCAGTGAATATGGAAAAATCGGATCGAATCTCAATCAGATCGCCAAGCATTTTAACAGCGGTGGCAGTCAGTCACGTGCTATAGAAAATGAAATCCATCAGTGCATCACAGACTTATTCCTATTGAGAAAAGAGGTACTGAAACTGGCAGGTGGTATGAATGGCAATCGTAAAACACATTAA
- a CDS encoding relaxase/mobilization nuclease domain-containing protein: MAIVKHIKSRNANYSAAINYLLFEHDEKTGKKIVDESGRSILRKEFYMDGLSCDPMSFDKECELTNAHFHKNKKREDIKSHHYIISYDPADVTENGLTGERAQAISLELAKQMFPGYQALVVTHTDGHNESGNIHTHIVINSVRMTAVERQPYMDKPHEEAAGYKHRSTDKFMNAFKKTVMDRCQQEGLHQIDLLAPAERKITQKEYMSQKHGQQKLDEINQKIIEDGLKPTSTVFLTQKEYLRNAIDECAATSNSFDEFQSKLLEQFQISVIEYRGRYSYLHPDRQKRITERALGTRYGKEHLEQTFLRKDPLAILYVRSHLCLVVNLQTNVKAMQSPAYAHRVKLSNLQQMANTIIYVQEHGFDTQSDLKNTLLASKQELKEMQTQVAQHRSNLRILNDQIRYTGQYYANKEVYSQFSNAKYKGKYRKEHEKEIQKYEEARNWLRSFYQDGKMTSLKALTLQKEKLQQQITSEEEAISSLKEKLKDLDTADQNVDAILQMQIPEPVRSKIKDLER; encoded by the coding sequence ATGGCAATCGTAAAACACATTAAAAGCAGAAATGCTAATTACTCGGCTGCTATCAATTACCTTCTGTTTGAACATGATGAAAAAACTGGGAAAAAGATTGTAGATGAATCCGGACGAAGCATCCTGCGAAAAGAGTTTTACATGGATGGGTTGAGCTGTGATCCAATGTCTTTTGACAAGGAATGTGAACTGACAAATGCTCATTTTCACAAAAATAAGAAACGTGAAGATATCAAAAGTCACCACTACATTATCAGCTACGATCCAGCTGATGTTACAGAAAACGGACTTACCGGAGAGAGAGCACAGGCAATCAGTTTGGAACTTGCGAAGCAGATGTTTCCCGGATATCAGGCTCTGGTGGTTACTCATACCGATGGACACAATGAATCTGGAAATATTCATACCCACATCGTCATAAACAGTGTGAGGATGACTGCAGTGGAAAGGCAGCCTTATATGGATAAACCACATGAGGAAGCTGCCGGTTACAAGCATCGTTCCACTGATAAATTCATGAACGCTTTTAAGAAAACTGTCATGGATCGGTGCCAACAGGAAGGACTTCACCAGATAGATCTTCTTGCTCCGGCTGAGAGAAAAATTACTCAGAAAGAATATATGTCACAGAAACACGGCCAGCAAAAACTGGATGAGATCAATCAGAAAATTATTGAAGATGGTCTCAAACCAACATCCACCGTGTTCCTTACACAGAAAGAATATTTACGAAATGCGATTGATGAATGTGCTGCCACATCCAATAGTTTTGATGAATTCCAATCCAAACTTCTGGAACAATTTCAAATCTCTGTGATTGAGTATCGTGGCAGATACAGCTATCTTCATCCTGATCGACAGAAACGGATTACTGAACGTGCACTGGGAACACGCTATGGAAAAGAGCACCTGGAACAGACCTTCTTACGCAAGGATCCATTGGCCATTCTCTACGTCAGGTCTCACCTGTGCCTGGTTGTAAATCTCCAGACAAATGTGAAAGCAATGCAGAGCCCGGCTTATGCTCATCGGGTAAAACTTTCTAACCTGCAGCAAATGGCAAATACCATTATCTATGTGCAGGAACATGGATTTGATACGCAGTCAGATTTGAAAAACACACTGCTTGCATCAAAGCAAGAACTAAAAGAAATGCAGACACAGGTTGCTCAGCATCGGTCCAATCTAAGGATCCTCAACGATCAGATCCGTTATACCGGACAGTACTATGCAAATAAGGAAGTTTATTCCCAATTTTCAAATGCAAAGTACAAAGGAAAGTACCGAAAAGAACATGAGAAGGAAATTCAGAAATATGAAGAAGCCAGAAATTGGCTGAGATCCTTTTATCAGGATGGAAAGATGACAAGCCTAAAAGCCTTGACTTTGCAAAAAGAAAAACTGCAACAGCAGATAACTTCCGAAGAAGAAGCAATAAGCAGCTTGAAAGAAAAATTAAAAGATCTGGATACTGCCGATCAGAATGTTGATGCCATTCTTCAGATGCAGATTCCAGAACCAGTGAGATCAAAAATCAAAGATCTCGAACGATAA